Genomic window (Pseudostreptobacillus hongkongensis):
CTATACTTACGAATATAGAAGGATTATCAAAATCTATGGCGTTTTGGAGAATATTTACACATTGGATAGGTGGAATGGGAGTTTTAGTATTTGTATTAGCAGTTATACCATTAACAGATGGTGGAAGTATCTATCTTTTACGTGCTGAAGTACCAGGGCCTAGTGTTGGTAAACTTGTTCCAAAAGCTAAAAAAACAGCTATGATACTTTATGGAATGTATCTAGCATTAACTTTAATAGAAGTAGTATTTTTAATGTTTGGTAAAATGAATTTTTATGAAGCATTATTACATTCATTTTCAACAGCAGGAACAGGTGGATTTTCAACTAGAAATGCATCTATTGCAGCATTCAATAGTCCATATATAGAATACGTAATATCTATATTTATGTTCTTATTTGGAATTAATTTTAATCTTTATTTCTATTTATTATTATTTAATTTTAAAGCTATATTTAAAAATGAAGAATTAAGATACTATTTTTGGGCTGTAGTTTTTGCTGTAGTAACTATAACAATAAATGTAAAAGATAGTTTCTCAACTTTAGAAGAAGCCTTTCGTGCTGCTCTTTTCCAAGTTACATCAGTTGTAACTACTACAGGATTTATTACTGTAGACTATAACTCATGGCCTACATATAGTAAGATAATAATTATACTTTTAATAATTATGGGAGCTTGTGCAGGATCTACAGGTGGAGGACTAAAAGTATCAAGAATATTAATTCTGTTTAAAGAAATAAAACTTAAAATAAGACAATTAATACATCCAAGAGCAGTAAATATAGTTAATGCTGAAGGGCAAAAACTTAATATGGATGTTCGTAGTGGAACAATGATATATATAATACTATATTGTTTAATTTGTGTAATATCTATAGTTCTAGTATCATTTGATAATTTTGATTTTGAGACTACTGTTACTGCAGTTCTTACAACTCTAGGTAATGTTGGACCAGGGTTAGGGCAATTTGTAGGACCTGTTGGGAATTTCTCAGAATTTTCAAATTTTGTAAAAATAGTTTTAAGTTTTGATATGTTAATAGGTAGACTTGAAATATTACCAGTAATATTTCTGTTTTCTCCATCTATATGGAAGAATATGAGTAAAGTAAAAAATAATAAGAAATAACAAAATAATACCACTAATTAATATATAGAAATTTTAGTGGTATTTTTTGGTCCTTCACAAATATTTAAGGTATAATGTTAATATTAAATGTATTATTTAAAAGTAGATATAAACAAATATATAAAAATAATATATTGAATTTCTTAGATTATTTTAGGTTTTTAAAAGATATTAAATAATAATATAATAAAAAATAACAAAAAAGTAAAGGGAGATAATTAATGGCAGAAAATGAAGTA
Coding sequences:
- a CDS encoding TrkH family potassium uptake protein; this encodes MNKKFMLKIISKIVMIEGFLMLLPALVGFYYNESDAYTFLGISFTVIAITFLISKIKLNDLKFYTKESLIIISVIWIIWSLIGALPFTLKGYIPNYVDAIFETVSGFTTTGSTILTNIEGLSKSMAFWRIFTHWIGGMGVLVFVLAVIPLTDGGSIYLLRAEVPGPSVGKLVPKAKKTAMILYGMYLALTLIEVVFLMFGKMNFYEALLHSFSTAGTGGFSTRNASIAAFNSPYIEYVISIFMFLFGINFNLYFYLLLFNFKAIFKNEELRYYFWAVVFAVVTITINVKDSFSTLEEAFRAALFQVTSVVTTTGFITVDYNSWPTYSKIIIILLIIMGACAGSTGGGLKVSRILILFKEIKLKIRQLIHPRAVNIVNAEGQKLNMDVRSGTMIYIILYCLICVISIVLVSFDNFDFETTVTAVLTTLGNVGPGLGQFVGPVGNFSEFSNFVKIVLSFDMLIGRLEILPVIFLFSPSIWKNMSKVKNNKK